The following are from one region of the Hymenobacter radiodurans genome:
- a CDS encoding ABC-F family ATP-binding cassette domain-containing protein: protein MISINDLDFHFGSRTLYDKASLHIKPKDKIGLIGLNGTGKSTLLRILVGEYKPDGGSIQMGKEVSLGFLNQDLLSYDTHESILNVAMQAFEEALNVQKKIDQILVEFENNYHDDLVQKLADLQERFEALGGYTMQAEAEEILEGLGFTTEELQRPLKTFSGGWRMRVMLAKILLQKPSLLLLDEPTNHLDLPSIKWIENYLADYEGAVIIVSHDREFLDRTTNTTVEVTGGKLVQYAGNYTYYLEEKEERNAIQKGAFENQQAQIRQAEKFIERFKAKASKAKQAQSRVKMLDKLERIDDVANDAARVNIKFNFTVQPGRHILRMEHVGKKYGDKLIFRDTNLHIERGDKIALVGANGKGKSTLMRLVAGQEAPSNGNHQLGHNVIMSFYAQHQLESLNVNNEILQEMNEAGSKRNEMELRSVLGSFLFTGEQVYKKIKVLSGGEKSRVALAKTLISEANFLLLDEPTNHLDMQSVNILIQALEQYEGTYIVISHDRFFVENVANKIWFIEDYQLKEYPGTYSEFEQWMEDRDKAAKKAALIAPQPSAKAASNQKPAFKAEPAKQTSNGSTKSSRELQEVESRITTLEKELAQYEAQLADPGIYSNAAQLKDATLKFEQVQKELTLQTKRWEELV, encoded by the coding sequence ATGATTTCCATTAACGACTTAGACTTCCATTTTGGCTCGCGTACGCTCTACGACAAGGCCAGTCTCCACATAAAGCCCAAAGACAAAATCGGCCTGATTGGGCTGAATGGAACGGGCAAATCCACGCTGCTGCGCATTCTGGTGGGCGAGTACAAGCCCGACGGTGGTAGCATTCAGATGGGTAAAGAAGTGTCGTTGGGCTTCCTGAACCAGGATTTGCTCAGCTACGACACCCACGAGAGCATCCTCAACGTGGCCATGCAGGCCTTTGAGGAAGCCCTGAACGTGCAGAAGAAAATTGACCAGATTCTGGTCGAGTTTGAGAATAACTATCACGACGACCTCGTGCAGAAGCTCGCCGATTTGCAGGAGCGCTTCGAGGCCCTGGGCGGCTACACCATGCAGGCCGAGGCCGAAGAGATTCTGGAAGGTCTGGGCTTCACGACCGAGGAGCTACAGCGTCCGCTCAAAACCTTCAGCGGCGGCTGGCGGATGCGGGTAATGCTGGCCAAAATTCTGCTTCAGAAACCCTCGCTGCTCCTGCTCGACGAGCCTACCAACCACTTGGACCTTCCCAGTATCAAGTGGATTGAGAACTACCTGGCCGACTACGAAGGCGCCGTTATCATCGTATCCCACGACCGTGAGTTCCTAGACCGTACCACCAACACGACGGTGGAAGTGACGGGGGGCAAATTGGTGCAATACGCCGGTAACTACACCTATTACTTGGAGGAAAAGGAAGAGCGCAACGCTATCCAAAAAGGTGCTTTCGAGAACCAGCAGGCCCAAATCAGGCAGGCAGAGAAGTTTATTGAGCGCTTTAAAGCCAAAGCCTCCAAGGCCAAGCAGGCCCAAAGCCGCGTGAAGATGCTCGACAAGCTGGAGCGCATCGACGACGTAGCCAACGACGCGGCCCGCGTGAACATCAAATTCAATTTCACGGTGCAGCCCGGCCGCCACATCCTGCGCATGGAGCATGTGGGCAAGAAATACGGCGACAAACTCATCTTCCGCGACACCAACCTGCACATCGAGCGCGGCGACAAAATTGCGCTCGTCGGGGCCAACGGTAAGGGCAAATCCACGCTCATGCGCCTAGTAGCAGGGCAGGAGGCGCCCTCCAACGGCAACCACCAGCTCGGCCACAACGTGATTATGTCGTTCTACGCCCAGCACCAGCTGGAAAGCCTGAACGTGAACAACGAGATTTTGCAGGAGATGAACGAGGCCGGCTCTAAGCGCAACGAGATGGAGTTGCGCTCCGTGCTGGGTTCCTTCCTCTTCACCGGCGAGCAGGTATACAAGAAGATTAAGGTGCTCTCGGGGGGCGAAAAAAGCCGCGTGGCCCTAGCCAAAACGCTCATCTCGGAAGCCAACTTCCTCCTGCTTGACGAGCCGACCAACCACCTGGACATGCAATCAGTGAACATCCTGATTCAGGCCCTGGAGCAGTACGAAGGCACCTACATCGTCATCAGCCACGACCGTTTCTTCGTGGAGAACGTGGCCAACAAGATCTGGTTTATCGAGGATTACCAGCTCAAGGAATACCCCGGCACCTACTCTGAGTTTGAGCAGTGGATGGAAGACCGCGACAAAGCTGCCAAGAAAGCGGCTCTAATTGCCCCCCAGCCCTCTGCTAAAGCCGCTTCCAACCAAAAGCCAGCGTTTAAAGCTGAGCCGGCCAAACAAACCAGCAACGGCAGCACCAAAAGCAGCCGAGAGCTACAGGAAGTAGAAAGCCGCATCACTACCCTGGAAAAGGAACTGGCCCAATATGAAGCTCAACTCGCCGACCCCGGCATCTACAGCAATGCCGCCCAGTTGAAAGACGCTACGCTTAAATTTGAGCAAGTGCAGAAAGAGCTGACTCTCCAAACGAAGCGCTGGGAAGAGCTCGTGTGA